The following coding sequences are from one Cervus canadensis isolate Bull #8, Minnesota chromosome 4, ASM1932006v1, whole genome shotgun sequence window:
- the TMIGD2 gene encoding transmembrane and immunoglobulin domain-containing protein 2 produces the protein MGSLGTRLVLLVQFWGLYFAPLVAGAVAVAAFALGAGIWGCRRYRKGDAGSPLYSNVLYRPRRAPRKSEAWPVERKVLDSEDQKGQSFYSISFPQRPTPKSHLAPKSCPSPRPIHPISAVRISPGPGSSGQPRSRGFLEVGREIRTQESQRRPPPSDYIKM, from the exons ATGGGGTCCCTGGGCACAAGGCTGGTCCTCCTGGTGCAGTTCTGGG GACTCTACTTCGCGCCGCTGGTGGCAGGGGCGGTGGCCGTGGCCGCTTTCGCTCTGGGCGCCGGGATCTGGGGCTGCCGCCGCTACCGGAAGGGGGATGCAG GCAGTCCACTCTACAGCAACGTCCTATACCGGCCCCGGAGAGCCCCAAGGAAGAGTGAGGCATGGCCTGTGGAAAGGAAGGTGCTGGACAGTGAGGATCAGAAGGGCCAAAGCTTCTATTCGATCTCTTTCCCCCAGCGCCCCACCCCCAAGTCGCATCTGGCTCCCAAATCTTGCCCCAGCCCCAGACCCATTCACCCCATCTCTGCAGTCAGAATCTCTCctggcccaggctcctctgggcagCCAAGGTCAAGAGGGTTCCTTGAAGTGGGAAGAGAAATTAGAACCCAGGAGAGCCAGAGAAGACCTCCCCCCAGTGACTATATAAAGATGTGA